Genomic window (Neurospora crassa OR74A linkage group VI, whole genome shotgun sequence):
TCATCcccgtcttccttcttgacatcctgctcctcctccgtcttgactgctcccttctcctctttcttaaGTGGAATCCCCCCGCTCAAcaactcctccaactccttatcctcctccatcttcgcCACCCTGCTTCCCACGCCCCACTTCTTCGGTCTTTTGAACAATCCCTTGATGGCCTCCTCctgttccttttcctcttccgtccgttccctctccctctttacACCTACCGCTCTCCCCTCTGCTCCCACAGGAATCACACCTGCACCACCTGCACCGGCATTCTGACCCGCCGCTGCAATCTCTGCGTCCTCATTGACGACCCTAACATTAGTAACCTCCCAGTCCCCCGCCAACGCCATACTCCCCCTCAGCTCCGTCGGGATATTCACGCCCAACTCAGCCAATTGCTCCAATTGCCTTTGTCTGTCCGCTTCGCTTAacccaacagcagcagcattaGCGCCCGTCggtccagctcctcctgctccaccaccaccaggttTATGTCCTCCTTTTTGTCCAGCGCCACCACTCCCGCTCCCACTGGcccttggtgttgttgagccagagccagaaaCAACCCCATTCAACCGCTCAACTTCCCTTCTCGCTCGCTCTTTCTCTCGTTCTTCTTGGTCTGCGGACCGGTGTAGATCGCGCAGGGAGCGCTTGATGGCGCCCTGGTGCTTGGCGGTCGACTCATGGTTTCTGCGCTCGAGAGGGGTATCGCGGACGAAGACGGAGCAGTGTTTGCACCAGTATTTGGGCGTAGATTTCCAGTATTCTGCCATGGTTGCAAGATGGCGCAAGTATACTGCGGCTTGCTTGATAGTCGGTTCTGGAGACTAGAACGCAATGTTGGATGGGTGCTTGGAGTGATGGATGGGCGTGTGAGGAAGGGGGCAGCTGCCGCGGATAGCTCCTAATCGTGAGCTTGTCGTAGATTGAATGGTGTCTTTTGTTGATTATTATGCTCCTCGTTGGAAGCAGCAATAGCGCCGTCGGCTTTGGGAATGCCGGCGATTTTGTGATTGCGAAGAAGTAGAatgggaagtggaagtttaCGCGACAGCGAGGGTTGCAGGGCGACCTCGAGCAGCCGTGACGTTTAGTCCACTGAAAACCGGGTGGGTCCTGCAACGCTAGGCTGCCTGCCGGTTGCACTTGaacgctacctctactttatGTCCCCCAATTGGTTCAGAGGGCTTCAAGGCCTAGCGTAGAGTACCTCGGTACCTATAGAAGTGGTCCCCATACAATAAACCGAACATAGGTGAACAGGATCAGAAACAATTTGGCAACATGTCGGCCACAGTCCATTAACAATTTCTCCATTCAGGAACTGCCGAGAAATCAACTTTCAAAGTAAGTATATCAAAAACGTTTGAATGCAACATAAGAGCATACCGGAAGTGGAATGTCCTGATCGAGACGCGTTCAGTTACGACCACTCGGGACTGGCAATCAACACCACGCAATCGAGAAACCCATGTGCATCACCAACTTCGTCACCAACTTCACTCGACATCAAGAGgtggagaaagaaaagacaaaGTTGGCCCCAAAACCTGTTAAATGTACTCGCTCTGGCGTGACTCCCTAATTATGTACATCACCGACTTCTAATCATGTAttcatcccctcccccctaaCACAATATCTCACCCCGCCACGGCATGTGCTCAGATGAACCGCATGCCACCGAAAACGCCCAGGGCAATGCCTATGTATCCGTTGATGCTAGATAGCCAGCGGCGGCCGGCATCGTTGGTGATCACGACGCTGGGCTTGGGCGGCACGACAACGACCCCAGGAGGAACCTCGGTACTCTGGGCTGGCGGGGATCCGGAAACAGGAGTAGTCGTCAGAAAAATGTTGGGAACTGAATTAGGGGGCGTGAGCTGCGACTGGGGTCTTCCAGGTGTATTAGGGGCAGGAGGCGTCACTTGGATTTGACCATCGGCATACTCAGAAACGGGTACCAGGTCCGTCAGTGGCGTGGGGAACTCAAATTCAGAACACAGGGTCGGATGTCCCTGAATTTGACCTATATTGGTAACGTCAGTTTCAACAACTTACAAATGGTTGGAAGGGAGAGACAACGACATACCATCTCCGATCTGGCCAACAGAGCATAGCGGAACAGCTGCCGTAGTAACCACGGCCTTCCCCTCACCATCACTCTGCGGGATAACCACTGTCGTGGGTAGGACTGTGGTCCCGACAACGACGCCGTTGATCGCAGCGTTCTGATGGCTGTCACCACAAGGGATTACCAAGATCTCTGCGGGACTGCACTGCTCAGCCCACCAGCGGTCGTAAAGGTTTTGGAAGTCACCGGAGCGGCATTGATAGAAGACAGTGGACCCGCCCAACGCCAAAGAGCCGTTGTTGCACACCGAGAAGCCAGCCGTGTAGATTGCACCAGCCTGAGGGGGACCGTCAAACTGGAACTGGAAATTCGAGGCAATGTATCCGGTTCGACCGTGGGCGTCGGTCAACACACCATCCACAAGCTGGGAAACGAGAGTGCCTTCGCCATGGCACTGGCGGACCTGCTGTTGTACGGTGGTATTGTCAGCATCCATCTTGGTCATCCGAGTCGTACCACTCAGGCCCTACCTCACGTCTTTTGGTCGGGTTGCCGAGTTCCAGGATGTCCAGCTCGAACCTGTCGTTGAAGTTCGGGCCACATCCCGCGGGGGCCTTGGCTTCGGGGGCGATCTTGGCCGTGACACCCTGGGCAGCGGCCGAGGCCACGCAGGCAAGAAGAGTCAGGATCTGATATTGCTTCATCTTGTCGTGATGGAGCAATTGCTGAGAGTTGTCTTGACTGGATGATGGTGGGGGGTATCCAGAAAACAGAAGGCGAAAATGGAAGCGGCTAAGGAGAgaccgtggtggtggcagcagTCATGAATGGGGGAGAATGCGGCGGACAGTGTCTGGCAAAAGCTATGTTGGGGATGAGAATATCATAAgcaaaaagtaaaaaagcTCCCGAAGCTGAGTGGTCTTGTAGAAGATCTGGAGCGGGAACCGAGGGGGACGGAAGGCCGGATTTAAGTGGAAAACTTGGAGAGCCGAATCGACGTGACTTGGTCTGGCTCCCACAATTGTTTTCGTGTCTCCTGGGATTCGGATGTTGTTGCTTTTGTTCACTCATCTTGTGGTCGGACTGGGCAACCACGGATGTCCATCCTTCGGGTACCTGGGAAGCCGGTCTTCCAGGTATCACCCGTCAGACCTCCACCATTCTTTCCTGGGTCAATTCGACGAGTCCTTCCTACATGGGCTCATATCTTTGACCACACTGTTCGCGGACTACAGTAAGGCACTATGGTGGTGTTACTAATAGGCACTCAGGACAAAGAGGCGTTGATGAAATGGCACATGCAAGAATGAGTGACACCTCCAAAAGACTACGCTTGTGCTTTCCATTGAGAGACAGAGCTATGGAAAGAGCGATGCTGTTTTGACGTCCTGTTGACCGAGCCTGGACACATCGACACTCAAGATCATGATAGTTTGTTGACTCGGCGGGTCGTGGAAGGATCTGGGCCAGGACTGTGATCGGTACCTTCCCTGAACAACTCGAGACCCGTTGGACTCGGTGTTGTGATCACTGAGCATGCAACCGGGTACTGTTCGGTCCCAGCCGCGTGAGTTGCATATGTCAAAGTGTCACTTGGTCGCGACTGGCTGAACAAACATGTCTCTACCAGTCGTGACTGCTTGACATCAATTGAAAGAACGAACTTGTGAAGAGCATCGCCAGGAACGAAGGAACCAAGTGAACCACAACGAAGACAAATTCAGCCGGTCATCACGATGATTGTCCACTGGAGTGTGGCCTCCCGCTCACATCATGATGACAGTCGTGACTACCCTTTGGGCAGCTCCCTCACAGAGTACGACATCTGTGGCTCCACTCTGAGAGCCTCAAGTTGGCAGTAGTACCTTCCAAACTATTGAGCAGCGCAGGGCAAATCACGACACACAGTCCAGACTTGCTATTTCATGCGGCCGTACCTGCCTTTTGCTCAActagaggtatataaaaaaaaaagcaaagtgTCCGAGGCGAATACACAGAGCAGGCATCAATGGTCCAGATCAGAGTTTCACACCTGAAGGACGACACTTGAGGTTGTGTATTGTTACACGCATCATATCGATCTCAGCTTCTGCTAGTCAACACACCCTGCAGCTGTCAACATTCAAAATTCAAAAGTGGTATCATTAGGTATCCCCTGGATCATGCCGTGGGAAACAGGCCCTCCATCTGGTGCTACACAGCATGCCCAACTTCTCCAAAAGGGTTTCAGGACCGAAGATGGATTCTTCTCGGTGTTACCTATCCTCAGCTAGGTATCATAGATATGCACCAGTCAACGGCACAAGACATTCCGCACGCATCAAAACCTGGACCCCTTATATATTCATTGCCGGATATCCAAAATAAACATCAACCAAGGCAACGCGCCTCATGACTTGTATGGGCCAACCTCGCTCGCCATTCCTCAGCACGAGTCGACCATCGCACAACCACTACATCTCACTGTGGGAATGAGGTAGGTTGTGAATATCCTTGCGAGTGAGTGGGCATCTCATGTGTGTTGGGGCTGTAGGACTGGGTAGTTTGTTGGTACTGGGCTGGGGTGTGACCTGGGGCTTCGGCATACTGCtggggagggtggtgagCCGGAGCATACTGAGCGGGAACCTGCTGTGCCGGATATTGCTGTTCGACATGTCCATATGTGTATGGCTGTGGGGACGGGGTCGGGATTGAGCCCGGTGCCGGAGACGTTGTAGGCGTTGGTTGATACTGCTCTACCGGCTGTTGTACGGGGACCTGCGGCTGGATTGCTTGCTGATTGGTGTACTGTGGGTATGATGGTGGTGCAGGTCCTCCTTGTTGGACACTGAGCATCGGCGTCTGTTGTGCGTTCATCTCCAGGGCCCCGTTGTGGGTAGTCTTGGGTCCTTTGTTGGCCTGGTAGTACAGCCGGAACTTATGCGCGTTATAGGCAAAGGTTGCGACGAAGAGGAGCCTGGTTCAACCGCCAGTCAGCGACGATCAATCATCAGGAAATCCATTGCTTGAGACTCACATTTGGATGGCACTCAGACCGGCGATACCAGACATCATTGCGAGACCGGTTTCGCCAGCGACAGCGCCCCGCTTCACAAGCTCACGCTTGCTCACGATGCAGTGATGGGCACTGATGGTGCTTCCGTCATCGTAACATCCTTCGACATTGACATCCACTGTGAACTTTGCTCGGTTCGCCGCATTTGCACCCATGGAGGCCAGCCAAAGGATGATCATGAAGAAATCCAAAGACAAAGTCGCCCAAATATTATACGCTTTTCGAGCACTCAGGACCTTTTCGCTGACCAGTGACCAGATGCAAATGATCCAGGTAAATAGCGACTTCACAATGTGTCAGTCGATGACATCAAGGCCGTCCACGAAGACGTGACTTACACAAACAAGACCAAACGCGAAAGCGTCCATCATATAACCATGAATGAGATAACCAGCCATCCCGGCAATCACAAGGCCGAAAAATATCTGGAAGCCTCGCACAACAGCATGCCAAATCGGTGTTTCGGTGGTCCAGGGCTCCTCACTCCCCGGGGCGGCCTTGGGTGCTGACCAAGACTGCTTCCATTCTGCGGATGTCGCAACAGTCGGTTGTTTTGGTTCATATGATGCCATATTGAGTCGAGTCTCTGCAGTGCTGACTGAATAGTTATGGTATGCTGTCAAAAACCTTATGAGACtcggaaaggaaaagaagtcgTAGGTCAGAAGAAACGACTCGAGCCAGAGTGTATACGCGGATGACCTGACTTAAAAGAAAACCAACATGTCAGGGGTCCGCCAGACACACTGCATCGAACTCGACCCAAAGTGGCACCGAGCTCGAGGGGTATCAAGTCCAAAGTGACTTGTTCTGCCGATCTCCTTCAGCCAGCTTGACTTTTGATCGGTTCTCTTGCATGGGACGAGGCAGAATCTGTGGACTCTGTAGCCAAGAGAAGACACACGGCAAGCCATGAGGGCCCCTGTTTGCATGTTTCCTGGTTATTAGGATCCAATGAGAAGTCAGGGCTTGATCGATTATTGCTTCAGCCGCAAACCAGACAAGGAAGCATCCTGCCATTTATGCcggtggttgttggtgatgaaaCCCCAATATCGGGACCAGCATTCACTTAAATATCTCGCAAGGACGTTAGATTTCGGAGCTTGCAAGCCCCAAACGAAACAAACCCCCTTCAACAATGGTCTAGCCCTTGCGAGGTGGCTGTTGTCCTCGTATTGGCTTCGTTGAATCACGGACGAGTTCAGGCGAAAACTCATAAGTGCCATCCGAACCATTATCCACCAAGTGACTTGTTTTTTCTCCCACTTGCGGTCCCTTGGGTCTTCTGGTGGACGACTTTCGTGGTGAGTGATGGTTCAGTTTCTTGCTCTGACTCGGCTAACTTCTCCATTCGATGACTAGTGCTCCATGATGTGGCTGTCGACAGGTATCACGACTATTGGCTTGGCGTTTTACAGCCCGTCTAAGAAAGGAAACGGTACGTAGCAGACTGTGTCACATTGTATCTTCGAATATCTTTCCCCCGTCTTTATCACCGCCGTGGAAAAACAATGTATCCCCGTTTTGATGTTGCCCCGCAAGCCTCATCCGACGCCTTGCTGAAATTCTATTTCTGGCCAGACAGGTACGAAaccgtatatatatattccaTTGGGCCTCAACGAACTTCTCTTGTCGTCTTAGGAACTCCTCGTTACAAATCTTTGGTACAGCTTATTCTGAATCTCCGAAGAAAACGGGGACCAGGTACATACCAGACAAAGTCTTTCCCCTCTGACAACCGAAAATGCGACCCTGCGTTAAGGGCCACCACTTCCCAAAAGGGCTTGCTGTGCGAAAACGCCAAGACCCGGGCCGTTGATGGGGTGGCTGTAAGTGACTTTGGCGTTATCAAGAAAAGGAAACTGGGGTGTTACATCGCGCAGAGCTTGACCATTCACAGTAACAGCGTGGCGAAGCCCTCCTTGGTGATTGGTTGAGGTGCAGTGTAGTCACCCTTCATTCGTTGAGTATACTGTTTACGGTATGGGTGAACCAGTTAGGGTTGACCGCACGCCTTGAGACAAAGAGAAGTCAGACTTGGCTGAGAAGAAGTCCATACTCCAAAGAGTTTGGTAGGTAAATGTATTTGTTTTGTAAAAAGAGACTGCACGATGAGGAAGTCTTCATGCACCGCTTAATCTATATTTTCTGGCCCTGTCATATTGCTCTTCAAGTCATGTGCAGACTTTTGGCTTCTCTCAAAACATCTCCCATTCCTCTACCTTGAACTCGCCACGTTATTTGTATTACTTATCAAGCCCGGGGTTTGTAGGTCTGGATAGATGCAGGACTATGGCTTTAAGTAAAAGCCCAAATGTTGCTACATCCAACGACGCTGGGTTTCACAAAACCATGGCGTTGATCGAGATAAGTGCAGAACGGTCTTAACAATACCTACCCATGAAGTTGAACTAGTCGATCATGATCATAGGGTACCTGGCGGCATGGCGGATCACTGGGCTCCTCTTCCACTGACAATTGGAAGTATTGATCAGTGTTTGCGTGGTCGGGCGGAGAATTCTGACGTACAGGACACCTGATTGACAGCAAACGCTGAATTCGGGCAATAAAATCAAAGAGTACCTTGCACTACCGTGTCTCTTCTGTGCAAGTTTCTCGCCGAATATCCAAACCGGGACTTCCAAGATCTAGAATATGTGGGGGCCTGGGCAGACCCACAGGATCACTCGACCCACCCGGGCCGCTCCCGAGGACCCACTGACGGGCTTTATGGGGCCCTCGAATCCGGGTTCCGGAAAGCCGCCGGGTGCCATGATCAATAGGACCTCATAGTTTCTGGGGCCAGTACAATACTGCACAGGCTTTTGATGTCAATGTAAATATCATCGCAAATTGGTTATACATCAGCTTGTCGCAGCAACGACACTTGCCGAAAACAATTCAATCGTCGACGACCATCTTTCCCCTGCACACATAGAATCAGCTGGTCAATGTAAAGTTGCTTCTCTCTGTCTACATTTCCCGTCCACCCATATCGTACATATATTCAAAACACTGACCCTCTCATTCCCATCACGTAGTTAACCCTTCAGCTTCTCCACCGGCCGAATCCCCAAAACAAGCCATACCAGACATCTCCCTTCATCCTTCCATCAATAGCTTACCGGATCCGCCAGGTGCTCGGTTACCTACCACCAACGACAATCCACCTTATACCCATTCAGCCCTTTGCTCTCATCAGAGAAACACCCGTCAACACCAATCGCCACTCCCGGATCTTTGCATCCCTGCTCTGTATAGACCGTCACTAGTGTAGGTATCATCAATGTCAGCATTCGTCTTTCCACCTTGACTGcataccccctcccctttcaACCCCTtctacccccccccccccccttcctttccccatCGTAATATAGCTCTTCCTTGAAAAGTAAAGTTCCCTCCTTCATACCTTGACCAAGCCCAGCCGCTtcctatacctacctctacctaccaaaAACAAAAGCCAGTGATTACATCAAGAAGAACAACACCAGATGAGAAAAGGACCAGCCTACCATGACACCTAGCATCCAGGAACCCCACACTTAGACTCCGGCTCTCGTACAATCCTATACAAGTCCCCGTGGCCTGCGAGCGAGAGAGGGTGTACCCCGTTGACCAGTTTTTGTCATCACAGTAAAGTTCGGTAAAGGATCGGAGGGAGGTGATTACGGggtctg
Coding sequences:
- a CDS encoding covalently-linked cell wall protein, with product MKQYQILTLLACVASAAAQGVTAKIAPEAKAPAGCGPNFNDRFELDILELGNPTKRREQVRQCHGEGTLVSQLVDGVLTDAHGRTGYIASNFQFQFDGPPQAGAIYTAGFSVCNNGSLALGGSTVFYQCRSGDFQNLYDRWWAEQCSPAEILVIPCGDSHQNAAINGVVVGTTVLPTTVVIPQSDGEGKAVVTTAAVPLCSVGQIGDGQIQGHPTLCSEFEFPTPLTDLVPVSEYADGQIQVTPPAPNTPGRPQSQLTPPNSVPNIFLTTTPVSGSPPAQSTEVPPGVVVVPPKPSVVITNDAGRRWLSSINGYIGIALGVFGGMRFI